A genomic window from Flavobacterium johnsoniae includes:
- a CDS encoding DNA-3-methyladenine glycosylase I yields MEPIRCGWCSSSDLYKKYHDEEWGTPVYDDPTIFEFLILETFQAGLSWITILNKRENFKTAFDNFDYKKIANYSEDKIEELMQNTGIIRNGLKIKSAVSNAQAFMKIQEEFGTFSKYIWKFVDGKPVDNKPKTLKDVPATTPISDAISKDLKKRGFKFVGSTVIYAHMQATGMVNDHIEDCFTRTIK; encoded by the coding sequence ATGGAACCAATAAGATGCGGCTGGTGTTCTTCCAGCGATTTATATAAAAAATACCACGACGAAGAATGGGGAACTCCGGTTTACGACGATCCAACAATTTTTGAGTTTCTAATTTTAGAAACTTTTCAAGCAGGTTTAAGCTGGATTACGATTTTAAATAAAAGAGAAAATTTTAAAACTGCTTTTGACAATTTCGATTATAAAAAGATTGCCAATTATTCTGAAGATAAAATTGAAGAATTAATGCAAAACACAGGCATTATTCGAAATGGGTTAAAAATTAAATCAGCTGTTTCAAACGCCCAGGCTTTTATGAAGATTCAGGAAGAATTTGGAACTTTCTCAAAATACATTTGGAAATTTGTTGACGGAAAACCTGTTGACAATAAACCAAAAACATTAAAAGATGTTCCTGCAACCACTCCAATTTCTGATGCAATCAGCAAAGATTTAAAAAAACGTGGTTTCAAATTCGTTGGCTCAACTGTTATTTACGCGCATATGCAAGCAACTGGAATGGTCAATGATCATATCGAAGATTGCTTTACACGAACGATAAAATAG
- the thiH gene encoding 2-iminoacetate synthase ThiH produces the protein MSTFKSIFEQYNWDEIQSRIYKTTSKDVERTLSKTKYNLDDFLILISPIAQNYLEQMAQKCHEITKKRFGKTIQMYAPLYLSNECQNICTYCGFSLDNKIKRKTLSDAEIKLEAEALKNIGFDHVLLVTGEANYTVNINYFLNAINLIKEDFSIISVEVQPLSTEDYHRLHDAGVYSVLVYQETYHQEVYKKYHTKGKKSNFDYRLETPDRIGTAGIHKIGLGVLLGLEDWRTDSFFNALHLDYLQKRYWQTKYSVSFPRLRPAEGIIEPNFIMDDKDLTQLICAYRLWNEDLEISISTRENEKFRNNIIPIGVTSMSAGSKTNPGGYVVDPQSLEQFEISDERSAEEISKIIKKAGYEPVWKDWHKAYSRKLESQKSKVKT, from the coding sequence ATGAGTACATTCAAATCAATTTTTGAGCAATATAATTGGGATGAAATTCAATCCAGAATTTACAAAACCACATCAAAAGATGTCGAACGAACTTTGTCTAAAACCAAATACAATCTCGATGATTTTTTGATTTTGATTTCTCCAATTGCTCAAAATTATTTAGAACAAATGGCACAGAAATGCCATGAAATCACAAAAAAACGTTTCGGAAAAACCATTCAAATGTATGCGCCTTTATATTTGAGTAACGAATGCCAAAACATCTGTACATATTGCGGATTTAGTTTAGATAATAAAATCAAAAGAAAAACCCTTTCTGATGCTGAAATAAAACTAGAAGCTGAAGCCTTAAAAAATATAGGTTTTGATCACGTTTTATTGGTTACAGGCGAGGCAAATTATACGGTAAATATCAATTATTTTCTAAATGCCATTAATTTAATTAAAGAAGATTTTTCGATTATTTCGGTTGAAGTTCAGCCACTTTCTACAGAAGATTATCATCGTTTGCATGATGCAGGTGTTTATTCTGTTTTGGTTTATCAGGAAACTTATCATCAGGAAGTTTACAAAAAATACCATACAAAAGGCAAAAAATCAAACTTCGATTATCGATTAGAAACTCCTGATCGAATTGGAACAGCAGGAATTCATAAAATTGGTTTGGGGGTTTTATTAGGTTTGGAAGACTGGCGAACGGATAGTTTTTTCAATGCTCTGCATTTAGATTATCTTCAAAAGAGATATTGGCAAACTAAATATTCGGTGTCTTTTCCGCGTCTTCGTCCTGCTGAAGGCATTATTGAACCTAATTTTATTATGGATGACAAAGATCTGACACAACTTATTTGCGCTTATAGATTGTGGAATGAAGATTTAGAAATTTCAATTTCAACGAGAGAAAACGAAAAATTCAGAAACAATATAATTCCGATTGGCGTTACGAGTATGAGTGCGGGTTCAAAAACAAATCCTGGTGGTTATGTTGTCGATCCGCAATCTTTGGAACAATTTGAAATTAGCGATGAACGTTCAGCAGAAGAAATTTCAAAAATCATAAAAAAAGCAGGTTACGAACCAGTTTGGAAAGATTGGCATAAAGCTTATAGTCGAAAGTTGGAAAGTCAAAAGTCAAAAGTCAAAACTTAA
- the thiC gene encoding phosphomethylpyrimidine synthase ThiC, which produces MTTEEQISRTPFPNSKKVYIDGEIHPIKVAMREINLSDTKLSNGGIEKNPPVTVYDTSGPYTDPNVEIDIRKGLPRLRESWILNRNDVEILNEITSNYGLSRLKDESLNHLRFEYLHQPKRAKKGANVTQLYYAKQGIITPEMEYIAIRENQRIELLNEQTKAMQCQHSGHSFGANTPKSKITPEFVRSEVACGRAIIPNNINHPESEPMIVGRNFLVKINANIGNSAVTSSIEEEVEKAVWACRWGADTIMDLSTGKNIHETREWIIRNSPVPIGTVPIYQALEKVKGIAEDLTWEIFRDTLIEQAEQGVSYFTIHAGVLLRYIHLTANRVTGIVSRGGSIMAKWCLFHHKENFLYTHFEEICEIMKQYDVAFSLGDGLRPGSIADANDAAQFAELETLGELTKIAWKHDVQVFIEGPGHVPMHMIKENMDKQLEHCHEAPFYTLGPLTTDIAPGYDHITSAIGAAMIGWYGCAMLCYVTPKEHLGLPNKKDVKDGVITYKISAHAADLAKGHPGAQYRDNALSKARFEFRWEDQFNLALDPDTAREFHDETLPADGAKVAHFCSMCGPKFCSMKISQEIRDVAAAEKGMQEKSEEFIEQGKEIYI; this is translated from the coding sequence ATGACTACAGAAGAACAAATATCCAGAACCCCATTTCCGAATTCTAAAAAAGTTTATATCGATGGAGAAATTCATCCTATAAAAGTGGCAATGCGCGAAATTAATCTTAGCGACACGAAACTTTCGAACGGCGGAATTGAAAAAAATCCTCCCGTAACAGTTTATGATACTTCTGGTCCATATACAGATCCGAATGTTGAAATTGATATTCGAAAAGGATTGCCACGCTTACGCGAAAGCTGGATTCTTAACCGAAATGATGTCGAAATTTTAAACGAAATAACTTCCAATTATGGCTTAAGCCGATTAAAAGATGAAAGCCTAAACCACCTTCGTTTTGAATATTTACATCAGCCAAAACGTGCTAAAAAAGGCGCCAACGTAACGCAATTGTATTACGCTAAACAAGGAATTATTACTCCAGAAATGGAATATATTGCTATTCGCGAAAATCAAAGAATTGAACTTTTAAACGAACAAACCAAAGCTATGCAATGTCAACACAGCGGTCATAGTTTCGGTGCGAATACTCCAAAAAGTAAAATCACACCAGAATTTGTACGTTCTGAAGTTGCCTGCGGAAGAGCCATTATTCCAAACAATATCAATCACCCAGAAAGCGAACCAATGATTGTCGGGCGTAATTTCTTAGTAAAAATTAATGCCAATATCGGAAACAGCGCCGTGACTTCTAGCATTGAAGAAGAAGTAGAAAAAGCAGTTTGGGCATGCCGTTGGGGCGCAGATACGATTATGGATTTATCGACAGGAAAAAACATTCACGAAACCAGAGAATGGATTATTAGAAATTCTCCAGTTCCAATTGGTACAGTTCCTATTTATCAAGCTTTGGAAAAAGTAAAAGGAATTGCTGAAGATTTAACTTGGGAAATTTTCCGCGATACCTTAATTGAGCAAGCAGAACAAGGCGTTTCTTACTTCACAATTCACGCTGGCGTTTTACTTCGCTACATTCATTTAACCGCAAATCGCGTTACAGGAATCGTTTCTCGCGGCGGATCGATTATGGCAAAATGGTGTTTATTTCATCATAAGGAAAACTTTTTATACACGCATTTTGAAGAAATCTGCGAAATCATGAAACAATATGATGTCGCTTTTTCTTTGGGAGATGGTTTACGTCCCGGTTCAATTGCAGATGCTAATGATGCCGCTCAATTTGCGGAATTAGAAACTTTAGGAGAACTAACGAAAATTGCTTGGAAACATGATGTTCAAGTTTTTATTGAAGGTCCAGGACACGTCCCGATGCACATGATTAAAGAAAATATGGACAAGCAATTAGAACATTGTCATGAAGCTCCATTTTACACTTTAGGTCCGTTAACAACAGATATTGCACCTGGTTACGACCATATTACTTCGGCAATTGGTGCGGCGATGATTGGCTGGTACGGATGCGCCATGTTGTGTTATGTTACACCAAAAGAGCATTTGGGTTTGCCGAATAAAAAAGACGTAAAAGACGGTGTTATTACGTATAAAATTTCTGCTCATGCTGCCGACTTAGCAAAAGGTCATCCGGGAGCGCAATATCGAGATAATGCTTTAAGTAAAGCCCGTTTTGAATTCCGTTGGGAAGATCAATTTAATCTGGCTTTAGATCCAGATACTGCAAGAGAATTTCACGATGAAACACTTCCTGCTGATGGAGCAAAAGTGGCGCATTTCTGTTCGATGTGCGGACCAAAATTCTGTTCTATGAAAATATCTCAGGAAATTAGAGATGTCGCAGCCGCAGAAAAAGGAATGCAAGAGAAATCAGAGGAATTTATTGAACAAGGCAAAGAGATTTATATTTAA
- a CDS encoding queuosine precursor transporter translates to MFKTRREIVFVILAGIFITNAVVAELIGGKLIQIGPFVMSIGILPWPIVFLTTDLINEYFGEKGVKKLSFITACLIAYAFLILFMAIVIPAAKGISPVNDEQFQAVFGQSMWIIVGSIIAFMVSQLIDVSVFWFFRNRTGHKKIWLRTTGSTVISQLFDSFIVLGIAFWLPGKIDFDTFISSGLVGYTFKLAIAIVLTPAIYLGHHLIKKYLENDPANKKLDT, encoded by the coding sequence ATGTTTAAAACTCGAAGAGAAATTGTTTTTGTAATTCTAGCAGGAATCTTTATTACTAACGCAGTTGTTGCCGAACTTATCGGAGGAAAATTAATTCAGATTGGTCCATTTGTAATGAGTATCGGAATTCTACCTTGGCCGATTGTATTTTTAACAACAGATTTAATTAATGAATATTTTGGAGAAAAAGGCGTAAAAAAACTTTCTTTCATAACGGCATGTTTAATTGCTTATGCTTTTCTGATTTTATTTATGGCGATTGTTATTCCTGCAGCAAAAGGGATAAGTCCCGTAAATGACGAGCAATTTCAGGCGGTTTTCGGGCAAAGTATGTGGATTATTGTTGGAAGTATTATTGCTTTTATGGTTTCGCAATTAATTGATGTCAGCGTTTTTTGGTTCTTTAGAAACCGAACAGGACATAAAAAAATATGGCTTAGAACTACAGGATCTACCGTAATTTCACAACTATTTGATTCGTTTATCGTATTAGGAATTGCTTTTTGGCTTCCAGGGAAAATTGATTTTGATACATTTATCTCTTCTGGATTAGTTGGATATACTTTTAAACTAGCCATTGCTATTGTTTTAACTCCAGCAATTTATTTAGGACATCATTTGATTAAAAAGTATTTAGAGAATGATCCTGCGAATAAAAAACTTGATACATAA
- the thiS gene encoding sulfur carrier protein ThiS, producing MELKINQQTKHFNAESLSVQSLLDLEIPHKQNGIAVAVNNTVVPKTNWNEFLVQETDEILIISATQGG from the coding sequence ATGGAACTAAAAATCAATCAACAAACCAAACATTTCAATGCTGAATCGCTAAGCGTTCAATCATTGCTCGATCTCGAAATTCCGCACAAACAAAACGGAATTGCCGTTGCTGTCAACAATACTGTTGTTCCAAAAACCAATTGGAACGAATTCCTCGTACAAGAAACTGACGAAATTTTGATCATTTCTGCCACTCAAGGCGGATAA
- a CDS encoding M3 family metallopeptidase — translation MKKILSIFIMSTTFFASNAQTNSDNPLLKKWTGPYGGVPAFNEYKVSDFKPAIEFAIQEKLNEVDAIANNTKPATFENTIVALERSGETIERIMTVYGIYRSNLSSPEFSVIDREMSPKFSEFSDKINQNKKLFTRIEAVYKSKDKNKLTGEQQRLIWLYYTNFVRQGAQLNDADKAKVAGINKDLASLFTRFSQNLLAEENNQYVALKTESDFDGLPAEVKNAAIAEAKERKLDVMGCIANTRSSIEPFLTFSTRRDLREKAFDIFVKRGDNGNENDNNATLVSILQLRTQKAKLLGYPTFADWSLSNKMAKDPKKTLALMESVWEPAVEQVRKDVAEMQKIVDAEGGNFKIQPWDYRFYAEKVRKAKYDLDQNEVKPYLQLENLREGMFWVAGELFNLSFKQITNVPVYHPDVRVWEVSNKVTGKVVGLWYFDPYARAGKRSGAWMNAYRAQQKLDGDVLTIVSNNCNFIKGAANEPILISWEDASTLFHEFGHALHGLCSNVTYPSLAGTAVARDYVEFPSQLLEHWLATPEVLNKFALHYKTNQPLPQALVDRIEKASNFGEGFSTVETISSSLVDMKLHLATEPIDPHKFEKETLDALHMPSEIVMRHRIPQFGHIFSSDGYAAGYYSYLWADVINADAWEAFTEGKGAYDKAVAKRLYDTVFSVGNTIDQEKAYENFRGRAPKSDALMRARNFPIKAKK, via the coding sequence ATGAAAAAAATATTATCAATTTTTATCATGAGTACAACCTTTTTTGCGTCTAACGCACAAACAAATTCTGATAATCCTCTACTGAAAAAATGGACAGGACCTTATGGCGGAGTTCCGGCTTTTAATGAGTATAAGGTGTCAGATTTTAAACCTGCAATCGAATTTGCGATTCAGGAAAAACTTAATGAAGTAGACGCTATTGCGAACAATACAAAACCGGCTACTTTCGAAAATACTATTGTTGCTTTGGAGCGTTCTGGAGAAACAATCGAGAGAATTATGACTGTTTACGGTATTTACAGATCGAATTTAAGCAGTCCTGAGTTTAGTGTAATAGACAGAGAAATGTCGCCTAAATTTTCAGAGTTTTCAGATAAAATCAATCAAAATAAAAAATTATTCACCAGAATTGAAGCGGTTTACAAATCAAAAGATAAAAACAAGCTTACAGGTGAACAACAACGTTTAATATGGTTGTATTACACTAATTTTGTACGTCAAGGCGCTCAGTTAAACGACGCAGACAAAGCTAAAGTTGCAGGTATAAACAAAGATTTGGCTTCGCTTTTTACTCGTTTTAGCCAAAATTTATTAGCAGAAGAGAATAACCAATATGTTGCTTTAAAAACAGAGAGCGATTTTGATGGTTTGCCAGCTGAAGTTAAAAATGCTGCAATTGCTGAAGCAAAAGAAAGAAAATTAGATGTAATGGGCTGTATTGCAAATACACGTTCTTCAATCGAACCATTTTTGACTTTTTCAACTCGCAGAGATTTAAGAGAAAAAGCGTTTGATATTTTTGTGAAACGTGGAGATAACGGAAATGAAAATGATAATAACGCAACACTTGTTTCAATTTTGCAATTACGAACTCAAAAAGCAAAATTATTAGGTTATCCAACATTTGCTGATTGGAGTTTGTCTAATAAAATGGCAAAAGATCCTAAAAAGACTTTGGCTTTAATGGAATCTGTTTGGGAACCAGCTGTTGAGCAAGTTCGTAAAGATGTTGCTGAAATGCAGAAAATTGTTGATGCTGAAGGAGGAAATTTTAAAATTCAGCCTTGGGATTACCGTTTTTATGCTGAAAAAGTTAGAAAAGCTAAATACGATTTAGATCAAAATGAAGTTAAGCCGTATCTTCAGTTAGAAAATTTACGTGAGGGAATGTTTTGGGTTGCTGGAGAGTTATTTAATTTAAGCTTTAAGCAAATTACTAATGTTCCGGTTTATCATCCAGATGTGCGTGTTTGGGAAGTAAGCAATAAAGTAACTGGCAAAGTTGTAGGTTTATGGTATTTTGATCCTTATGCGCGTGCAGGAAAACGTTCTGGAGCTTGGATGAATGCTTACCGCGCTCAACAAAAGCTTGACGGAGATGTATTGACGATTGTGTCTAATAACTGTAATTTTATTAAAGGAGCTGCAAACGAACCAATTTTAATTTCTTGGGAAGATGCTTCGACTTTATTCCACGAATTTGGACACGCACTTCACGGATTATGTTCTAATGTTACTTACCCAAGTTTAGCAGGAACAGCTGTTGCGAGAGATTATGTAGAGTTTCCGTCGCAATTATTAGAGCATTGGTTGGCAACTCCAGAAGTATTGAACAAATTCGCTTTGCATTATAAAACAAATCAGCCATTACCACAGGCTTTAGTAGACAGAATTGAAAAAGCATCAAACTTTGGTGAAGGTTTTTCTACTGTTGAAACGATTTCAAGTTCTTTAGTTGACATGAAACTTCATTTAGCAACAGAACCAATAGATCCGCACAAATTTGAAAAAGAAACGTTAGATGCGCTTCATATGCCTTCTGAAATTGTGATGCGTCACCGTATTCCACAATTTGGACATATTTTCTCAAGCGATGGCTATGCTGCTGGATATTATAGCTATTTGTGGGCAGATGTTATTAATGCAGATGCGTGGGAAGCTTTTACAGAAGGAAAAGGAGCATATGATAAAGCTGTTGCAAAAAGACTTTACGATACTGTTTTTAGTGTAGGAAATACTATTGATCAGGAAAAAGCGTATGAGAATTTCAGAGGAAGAGCTCCAAAATCGGATGCTTTAATGCGTGCAAGAAACTTTCCAATTAAGGCTAAGAAATAA
- a CDS encoding hydroxymethylpyrimidine/phosphomethylpyrimidine kinase, whose amino-acid sequence MSENRPFVLTIAGLDPSGGAGILADIKTFEQHKVSGFAISTANTIQTENQFYEIQWTDLSFVIRSIETLFLNYKITVAKIGILSSLYDLSRIISTIKLLSPSTKIVWDPVLKSTTKFEFLNIKDYLDLNKIISKIDLLTPNYNEIEILFPGFISKKYWKENQLPTNILLKGGHNETAIGTDLLFLKNEILELFPSDKKCFEKHGSGCVLSSSIASNLALNQTITEACKNAKIYIENYLNSTSTLTGYHYV is encoded by the coding sequence ATGTCAGAAAATCGTCCATTCGTACTTACAATCGCAGGTTTAGATCCGTCTGGCGGTGCTGGAATTTTGGCTGACATCAAGACATTTGAACAGCATAAAGTTTCAGGTTTTGCTATTTCTACCGCAAATACTATTCAAACGGAGAATCAATTTTATGAAATTCAATGGACGGATTTAAGTTTTGTCATCCGTTCTATCGAAACATTATTTTTAAATTATAAAATTACTGTGGCAAAAATCGGAATACTTTCTTCTTTATATGATTTAAGCAGAATTATTTCAACAATAAAATTACTTTCTCCTTCGACAAAAATTGTTTGGGATCCCGTTTTAAAATCGACTACTAAGTTTGAATTTTTGAATATTAAAGATTATTTAGATTTGAATAAAATCATATCAAAAATCGATTTACTGACACCAAATTACAATGAAATCGAAATCCTGTTTCCTGGTTTTATTTCAAAAAAATATTGGAAAGAAAATCAACTTCCAACAAATATTCTCTTAAAAGGCGGGCATAACGAAACTGCCATTGGAACGGATCTTTTATTTCTAAAAAATGAAATTTTAGAATTGTTTCCATCCGATAAAAAATGCTTTGAAAAACACGGTTCAGGCTGTGTACTTTCTTCTTCAATTGCATCAAATTTAGCTTTAAATCAAACTATCACAGAAGCTTGCAAAAACGCAAAAATCTATATTGAAAACTATCTTAATTCAACTTCAACCTTAACCGGATATCATTATGTATAA
- a CDS encoding thiamine phosphate synthase, which yields MYNKLQYISQGETIEEQLYNIHQALDAGCNWVQMRFKNHTPKDTFTLAEAVKPLCEEYLANFIVNDDLHLAEQIASDGVHLGLTDTKIDEARAILGTTKIIGGTANTFEDIENHVKNGCDYIGLGPFRFTNTKEKLSPILGLAGYFDILEKVKKNKLQIPVYAIGGITLRDVGPLMETGIYGIAVSGIITESEEREKLIQQLNEKLYANIVA from the coding sequence ATGTATAACAAACTGCAATACATTTCACAAGGCGAAACTATCGAAGAACAATTGTACAATATTCACCAAGCGCTTGATGCTGGATGCAATTGGGTGCAAATGCGATTTAAAAACCACACTCCCAAAGATACTTTCACTTTAGCGGAAGCTGTAAAACCTTTGTGCGAAGAATATCTTGCGAATTTTATTGTAAACGACGATTTACATTTAGCCGAACAAATCGCCTCAGATGGTGTTCATTTAGGTCTAACCGATACCAAAATTGACGAAGCAAGAGCAATTTTAGGCACAACCAAAATTATCGGAGGTACGGCAAATACTTTTGAAGACATCGAAAATCATGTAAAAAACGGCTGCGATTATATTGGTTTAGGACCATTTCGATTTACAAACACAAAAGAAAAATTAAGTCCGATTTTAGGTTTAGCAGGTTATTTTGATATTCTTGAAAAAGTAAAGAAAAACAAACTTCAAATTCCTGTTTATGCAATTGGAGGCATCACATTACGCGACGTAGGTCCGTTGATGGAAACAGGAATTTACGGAATTGCCGTTTCCGGAATCATCACAGAAAGTGAAGAAAGAGAAAAATTGATTCAACAATTAAATGAAAAATTATATGCAAACATCGTTGCTTAA
- a CDS encoding lipocalin family protein — protein sequence MKKLVVLLMSIGLFISCSSDNNENEDIQQDTSIVGKWELTKRGNILNGTELLLTITPEGGCSNNQIEFLENGNYKELQYEYANSKCKEYNNDGTWSKSNNILKSKDILNNEITYEILRLNETTLRLKITKGNDNAIYALTEYVRK from the coding sequence ATGAAAAAATTAGTGGTATTATTAATGTCAATTGGATTGTTTATATCATGTAGCAGTGATAATAATGAAAATGAAGATATTCAACAAGATACTTCAATTGTAGGTAAGTGGGAACTAACAAAAAGAGGAAATATTTTAAATGGCACAGAACTTCTACTAACAATTACACCAGAAGGCGGATGCAGTAACAATCAAATTGAATTTTTAGAAAATGGAAATTATAAAGAATTACAATACGAATATGCTAATTCGAAATGTAAGGAATATAATAATGACGGAACATGGTCGAAATCAAATAATATTTTAAAAAGTAAAGATATTTTAAACAATGAAATTACTTATGAAATATTAAGATTGAATGAAACAACATTAAGACTAAAAATAACAAAAGGTAATGATAATGCAATTTATGCTCTAACTGAATATGTAAGAAAATAA
- a CDS encoding thiazole synthase: MQTSLLNIGNKTFNSRLFLGTGKFGSNEEMAQAVLASESELVTVALKRIDLETETDAILSHLQHSNINLLPNTSGARNAKEAVFAAQLAREALETNWVKLEIHPDPKYLMPDPIETLKATEELAKLGFIVLPYIHADPVFCKHLESAGTAAVMPLGSPIGSNKGLKTIDFLEIIIEQSNVPVIVDAGIGAPSDAAKAMEIGADAVLVNTAIAVAGNPKLMAEAFREAVIAGRKAFEAKVANQQNYASASSPLTSFLYE; encoded by the coding sequence ATGCAAACATCGTTGCTTAACATAGGAAATAAAACTTTTAATTCTCGTTTGTTTTTAGGAACAGGAAAATTTGGTTCGAATGAAGAAATGGCGCAAGCGGTTTTAGCTTCAGAAAGTGAATTGGTTACCGTTGCACTAAAACGCATTGATCTTGAAACAGAAACCGATGCAATCCTTTCGCATTTACAACATTCAAATATTAATTTATTGCCCAATACTTCTGGAGCGAGAAATGCTAAAGAAGCAGTTTTTGCGGCGCAATTGGCGCGTGAAGCTTTAGAAACAAATTGGGTAAAATTAGAGATTCATCCTGATCCAAAATATCTAATGCCCGATCCGATTGAAACTTTAAAGGCAACAGAAGAATTAGCAAAATTGGGGTTTATAGTTCTTCCATATATTCACGCTGATCCCGTTTTTTGCAAACATTTAGAAAGTGCTGGAACTGCCGCCGTAATGCCTTTGGGTTCGCCAATTGGAAGCAACAAAGGTTTAAAAACTATTGATTTCTTAGAAATTATAATCGAACAAAGCAATGTTCCTGTTATTGTTGATGCAGGAATTGGTGCTCCATCTGATGCCGCAAAAGCAATGGAAATTGGCGCAGATGCTGTTTTGGTAAATACCGCTATTGCCGTAGCTGGAAATCCGAAATTAATGGCCGAAGCTTTTAGGGAAGCTGTTATTGCAGGAAGAAAAGCCTTTGAAGCCAAAGTTGCAAATCAGCAAAATTATGCTTCGGCTTCTAGTCCATTGACTTCTTTTCTTTATGAGTAA
- a CDS encoding thiamine phosphate synthase, producing MIVITNPLFIEDEIQVLHSLFDGGLSLLHIRKPDFSEAEMAEFIHQIDLDFRDRIVLHNHHELAEDFGIYRFHFSEKERKNNSDIPARFPEPCRYKSTSTHSIEDFNLLENDFDYAFLSPVFKSISKENYNPKLDLFEALKSRTNHKTKAIALGGIDAENIKKTLENGFDDVALLGTIWKNENPLKQFKLCQKIVHSYLQSQV from the coding sequence ATGATTGTGATTACAAATCCTTTGTTTATTGAAGATGAAATTCAAGTTCTCCATTCTTTATTTGATGGAGGATTGTCTTTACTTCATATTAGGAAACCTGATTTTTCAGAAGCAGAAATGGCAGAGTTTATTCATCAAATTGATTTAGATTTTAGAGATAGAATCGTGCTGCATAATCATCATGAATTAGCAGAAGATTTTGGAATTTACCGCTTTCATTTTTCTGAAAAAGAAAGAAAAAATAATTCAGATATTCCTGCAAGGTTTCCAGAACCTTGTAGGTATAAATCAACATCAACACATTCTATCGAAGATTTTAATTTACTAGAAAATGATTTTGATTACGCCTTTTTAAGTCCTGTTTTTAAAAGTATTTCAAAAGAAAATTATAATCCAAAACTCGATCTTTTTGAAGCATTAAAATCAAGAACAAATCATAAAACAAAAGCCATTGCCTTAGGCGGAATTGATGCAGAAAATATAAAAAAAACACTTGAAAATGGTTTTGATGATGTTGCCCTTTTAGGAACAATTTGGAAAAACGAAAATCCTTTAAAACAATTTAAACTATGTCAGAAAATCGTCCATTCGTACTTACAATCGCAGGTTTAG